GGTGAATGGTGTAATTAACCAGATAGTTGAGAAAATTACATTCACTTCGTATTCACAATATAATcaccaaataattaatttttaccaaattttctcaaataataacACTACAATTCTAATGCTACGACTCGAATCACTATACTCACCCCTACAATTACCAGCAAAATTACCAAAAGGATAATTCAAATCACTAAACTCGGACTACATCCACACCCATGATCAAATTGATACGCTAAAAATAACTTGAATGCCCTCAAATCCCACCACAACAACAAAATAACAGTCATTGATAACCCAAAAACAACTTAATTCCAGAATCTGAAGTAGATATAAAACACAAGATACTTGAACCTGAGATTTGATCAGCAAAAGGGACGAACTAGCAACACAAAATCGAAAACAAAAACCGCACGATAGATCTGCGAACAGAATGGAGAGAATAACACTTACAGAATCCTGAATCTCCTCTTTCACAATGTAAAACGGGTCTTGAGCTGAAGACATATTTATACTCAATTATTAGTATCCCAATGCGTTGACACCGACAAAATCTCGCAGAATTTCAAGATCTGAAATCTGAAAAATTAGAGAGATTCGAAAGAGAAAGAGAATATGAATGCTTGATTCAGGCAGCGGGATGGGGGAAGTTGAAGTTCCGTTCGGTGGTGGAAGAGAGAGAGGGTGCATGTACCAAAATACTCGGGTTAAACCCGTTCGATGAAAGAACCCGCCCTGATTTGCTATCCGGGCAGGAAATCCAATCCTGGGCCGGCCCAAGGCCTCAGTGTAAATTTTCCGACGGCCCAATATCAAATAAGAATTAAATTGTTGGGTAATATCAAATAAGAATTCTTCCTCGAAATACTTAAATTCCAAACCGgtgaaaaatcaattttatgaattatttataaaaaaatttattattttttattataataaatatgtgtAATAATCTTTTGAAGAATAAAAGATAAGAAAAGACGATATTAGGCTTGTTTAGACCGTAAACGGgacagaaacaaaataacatatAATGGGAAAGTTGTTATACCCCAAACCTCAATTAATTAAGGATTTGCTTGGTTATTACAGTAAAACTGGAAATAGAAAACAGAATCGGTTACTTCAAATCTCGACTGCTTCCTGACGCTCATTCGCATGTACGAAGGCTTCAACCTCCAGAAAAAATAGTTTTCCCAATTTCAATTGAAGGGATATCTCTGTAGATACTGAGGAAATCCGGAAAATATAACAGATTTCTCGGGCAAGCTATTGGAGGAGATGGCTGATGGAAGAGCGAGCAATTCGAACAGCAACAGCGGCGGCAATAAACCTGAGTGGCTGGAGCAGTACGATGTGATTGGGAAAATCGGGGAGGGGACATATGGTTTGGTTTTCTTGGCGAAGATCAAGTTGAATCGATCCAAATCGATTGCCATAAAGAAATTCAAGCAGTCCAAAGATGGGGATGGCGTTTCTCCCACCGCAATTCGCGAAATTATGGTACAAAAATTGTGATTGTTAATCGCTTCTGCGGGTTTGATCGTGTGATTAGGGTTTTGTTGGTGTTTGTGCTTCTGTTGTGTATGAGGTTGGTTTGAACTAGAGGATGTGAAAGTTGTTAGGAGTATTGGTTGTGGAATTGAATTGGGTTCTTTTTTCGTCCTTGTTTCCTGAATTGAAGTAAGAAAATGGTGAATCTTTGTATTTTTTGTCTTCTTATTGTCTTATTTCCTGGAATCAATAGAAGTTAATGCTCTGGTTGAAAGAGCGCCATATTCACGCGTGGACTCAGTTTCGGTCACTTTCTATTCCCAAACTGAAGATATACTTAGTACTTCAAACATCCTTTTTTGGCCTTTACAcgtacttttttcttttttcattcttttcatttttattaaatgttggATTTAATTATGTGGGTATTTTGATGCTAGTTGCTTCGAGAGATTTCCCATGAGAATGTGGTAAAGCTTGCAAACGTGCACATCAATCATGCCGATATGTCACTTTATCTAGCTTTTGACTACGCCGAGCATGATCTATACGTGAGTAAATTTCTCACTCTTTCTCTATCTTAAGCCAAGCAAAAACTAATTTACTTGTGTTGGTTGGTATTCATCAATGTTTAAAGCAAAACTGTATTGACGTGTCTTGAATACTGCCAGGAAATCATTCGACATCACAGGGACAAGGTCAACCAACAAATCAACCCCTACACCATCAAGTCCTTGTTATGGCAGCTTCTTAACGGTCTTAATTATCTTCACAGGTTATGCATGTTTCTTATTATGTTGTGATTAATCACTATGTTTTCTGATTACTCGTATCCCAATATGGATCAAAATGTTTTGAACTAGTTTGTAAATCCAGATAGAAGAACCTTGTTCTATTCTATGAATCCTTGAACGCCGGGGTTAGATTCTGTGTGAAACACATGTCTAATCATGAAGTACGAGGCAATAAACTTGGTGAAGTTAGTTTTCAATCTGTGATATGACTGCCATTTACAGCTCCTGTGGATGTCAGTCTCGTTCGGTTTTGGTGTTGATATGGATAGCACTGTAGTTCGATTGGGGGAATAAATGTTGAGGTCAATGACTGTGTGCATTTGGATTTTGAAAAAATGCAACTTCTAAAACTATTTGCCTTTAATTTCAAACAAAACACTGTAGAGAAGATAAAGTCGCATTTTTTATACTCTTAAGTTTCTAGCTTATAAACATTTTTTGCCAAAATTGTTTATGAATTTCTGTAAATTAGATTCCAAAACTTATCTCTggatttttttcttgaatttggctCATTGATTTGGGATAAATAcgttcatatcttgttgggtcaCATGGAACAGCTAGTCTTGGTTGTTTGTGGTCTGCGATTCAATTTCCATTGAAAATCAACATTGTCCTCGTTGAAATCTTGTTTATATCGAAATTTTCTGCAGCAATTGGATTATCCACCGAGATCTAAAGCCATCAAATATCTTGGTAAAATACTCTACGACTTCCATTTTGCTTcgtatttattatgtttatctGAAATCACTGTAATGAAGTTACATtctattattaaaatttgagaaCATTGGATTGTACCTCTTTCTTCAATTTTCTAAAACTTTTGATCACCAGGTAATGGGTGAGGGAGAAGAACAAGGAGTGGTAAAAATTGCTGATTTTGGCCTTGCAAGAATCTACCAAGCTCCGTTAAAGCCACTATCTGATAATGGGGTAATGAATTATTTGTTCCTGCCACTTTTGTCCATCTTCAATTCAAAACACGGTTTtttcctctctctctctctaactTTGGTATTTGCGTGTCCTAAATTATATTGACTTGGTTAGTGTTGTTGATTTCTGATTAGTGATTACCTATAATTACAggaaacaaaattttataaatagaaCTGCCAAAATTTGAGTTTCTTGAGTAATACTTGGGGTTGATTTTCATGCCATAGGTATGTCGTGGCAGGTTGTAGTGACTATTTGGTATCGTGCTCCTGAGCTACTCCTTGGGTCCAAACACTACACAAGTTCTGTTGGTATGATTTCTTGTGACCAATTGTCATTTCAATCATCTCATTGTAcacattattatatattttgatttgtcTGGAAGACATGTGGGCTGTGGGTTGCATTTTTGCCGAACTTTTGATGCTGAAGCCACTATTTCAAGGGCAAGAAGTAAAAGGGACTCCTAACCCATTTCAGGTGTCGTGTTTTTCTTTCTTGCATTCTTTGTGAGAGAGAATTAGTGACTCTGTGTGTCATTTAATGTCAGATTCATCTCTAGTCCTATTTTCTTGCTGTCAAGTCTGAAGCTTCTTTGTCTGATGCAGCTCGATCAACTGGACAAAATTTTTAAGGTTCTAGGTGAGAATTGTTGTAATTCCCCCTTATTTTAGTTGTTCGGTGGACTAGTGATAGTTGATTGTGGCATCAGGTCATCCCACACAAGAAAAGTGGCCCATGCTTGTGAATCTTCCACATTGGCAGTCTGATCTACAGCACATTCAAGGGCATAAATAGTGAGCGATGTTCATTCTGGTCATTTTATCAGTATATTGATTTCAATGATCTGTCTAGTGAATATCGTTTTTGTATGTGGTGTTAAGATgtgcttcttcttctttaattttcttcatttttgacAGTGACAATACAGGACTTCACACTGTAGTTCCTGTCCTTCCCAAAACTCCAGCATATGACCTTCTATCTAGGATGCTCGAGTATGAATTTGATGTTCACTTTATGCAATTCTTGTTTTTTTCCattctttttttaatttgaaatccTTTTAATCACATGATGATAAATTTCAGTATGTGATGTTTTGCATTCCATTATTTATTTCTTGACTGGAATTACATTTTGGGTACAGTTCTCTGTGTAGTTGATGTTTGGTGAGAAATTCTGAACGAGCTTGTGTTTTTGCTAGAATATGACATCCCTTGATTAAGAATTGTTGATATGAATTTCTGAAAGATGTGGTCCACTACCATCTGATCACCATTATGTAAAAGTGACTGGTCATTGCTATTTCTGTATCTGAAATCACTAGTCAGACTATGTGTTGCCATAATGAATCATGAATACATTTATCATAAAAAACGAGCATATAAAAAAATGAGTTGGCATTATCCTCTTTCTGTACTACCAAGTGCCTTCTttgttttgctttcaacttttgtTCCCTGAAATTGGTAActgattcattttttattttaaaaaagttaagTGTATTGATTGACTGAGATCTTTTGTTATATTTGCAGGTATGATCCTAGAAAAAGGATAACAGCGTCGCAAGCTCTTGAGCATGAGTATGTTATCAATCttttcctcctcctcctcctcctcctgaATCCTTATCAGCTCTATTGCGCGCTATACTTGGATGATCCTTATTGCctttcttaaaataaaagagAACACATGTTTTTTGGATCTCAacaaaattacaaatatttttgaacatGATAGTGAACTTATATTGCATGATGCCAGAGATGTTCCCCTTAGCGTGTGATATAAACAGTTGCTTCTGCTCAATTTGAGTataattttcttggttttttcTGTATGCATAGTTTGGAGAATTTTGTACTTTCACTTGCACATGTAATTCCTCCTTTGCAAAAATGAGGATCTGTCTAGTTTGTTATCCGCATGCTgatttaatatttaacattGTAATGCTACACAAAAAACTTAAAGTTGTTTAAACACATTTTGCATCTTTCTAGTTACAATGTGTTTGCTTAGACCTGATGAATGATTTAGTCCAACCTTTACGCATTTCACCTCCAGACTGTCACTCCTTTCCAAATATATCCTTTGCCGTGATTGTTGAACTGATTCTATTTTCTGATCACTTTAAGGGGATGGGAATTTCTTCTTCTGTTAATATCGCCCCTCTTTTTCTACTGTTGTAATTATCTTTTCTTTGACCTTTAACTCCATTTCTTGCAACTTGTTCTTGTGATAATATTTTTCCGATCAGTACTTAAtgatcatgctcatttcaatcTTGACTCCTTTTGAAACTGAgagtttatttaatatatgcaaTTAAGTTATCAGATTCTCTTTCTTTCTCATTTTCCCAAATTTCCATGGCTTTAATTCATCCATTATTCTGATAGAAGCATTATTGATTGATGACTGGGATGAGTTCTACTGTTTCAAAGACTTGCACATGTTAACTATTTTTTctatatgaaattttatgtctGATGTTTGCATTGTTAAGTAAAATCTCTTGCCTTTTGCTGTCGTGAGTTGACTAATTTGAATGTTGTTTGTTACGTGAACCTTTGCCTACAAAATATGGTCAACACCTTTTGGTCAGTACTATAAATTTTCAACTGtagttcaaaataattcatttgGTGCATGGTATGAATTTAGTTGTTGATCCCACCTGAGCTGTTGTGTGCATGCTAAATGCTGTGGCTGTCAAACAAATTGTGTGAGTAACCAGCACAAGAAGCTTCTGAAAAGCATACATGAACAGATTAGGTTGTTGGTCTTGTTGGTTGCCTCGATTATCAGGAGCCAAAGTGTGACATGGTTcgagattaaaattaaaatcaaccATCTAGTATATCACACTTTCCTTTTCTGTGTAATGGACCAGATTTTATTGGTCGGTTCTTTACGCTTTTCTGTTTTCCGGCATGCTGGACATGCTCATCAATTTGTATCTGAATAAATAATGCCCACGATGATAGTGGTAAAGCTGGTTAATATTTTTAGTGTCACATTATAAGATGGCGTTTTAACAATTAGTGGGGCGTTCTTCATCTCACATTTATGTGATAGCTAAAAGCTTCATGAGTATTTTATTCTGTTTTACTCCTtgcattatttttcttttttcaccaTTCCATGTTTTTCATTCTCTCAAAAGATCAAGTTGTGTTTTTTGTCAATGTCAAAATTGCTTCTAATCTTAGAGTACAAATGTCAATTTTCTTAAGTATCACTTTTCCTAATTCTCAGGTATTTTCGCTTGGAACCTTTGCCAGGACGCAAGTATGTAatcttattttcttttcttattgtATCATGCATATCAGCATACTCCTGCTATAACTaggttataattttttaattgattgGTCAAAGTGCACTGGTATCCCCACAACCAGGAGAGAAAGTTGTGAACTACCCAAGTCGACCAGTAGACACAAGCACTGATATTGAAGGAACAATTAGTCTTCAGCCCTCTCAACCGGTATCATTTCCCAACTTTTCAATTTCTTGACCTTTAAACGGAAACTACCTCGATTTTAATTCTGTTATCTGGTTGATCTTTTCATTTGCTATTTGCAATCATCTGAGCTTACCATGATATATTCAGGGATGCCCtcttattttcacaaaacatcaTTCCATGGTGATGTTGAGAATTTTAGAGCAGTAAACATAGTTTGACAGGGTTGTTGTGCACCCTAAGAATGTATATTGCAAGCCTGGTGGCAAGTAACTCAGATTTCATGTTTGGCAGTTCTAATGATCACCCACATATCAGGTGCAGTATCAAGTTCTTGAACTGTACTTGCAGAGAACTAATGTCAAAAAGTCTTTTGGAAGTCAAGATGAACTCACCTGCATAGAACTGAGAAACTTGATTGATACGAATGTGGAAATTAGTAGCATTTATTTGACATTTCTGAAACATTCTAACAAATTGCAAAAGCTAGTTTTTACTCTCACATTGTTAACAGCTAAttcattaatttataaattcatatatcttCAAATAGATTTCCTATTTAGTTGTTTAGATCTTTATGTGAAATGTGGCCCACTGGTACTCTGGCGTTCATAAATCATGTGGGGCTGTAGTGTGGTTGTGTTTGTCAAAGTATTcttcttttatgttttgaggGTTAATGGTTGTTCCAGACTACTATTAATTCTAGAATGATCTCTGAAGATGTGAGTTTCCTAGTTATTGTTGCTTTCAAAAATCACATTGGATGCTGTTTTgctaaaatgattcaatgatttttttaaaacatgtttAAAGAACCACATTATTATAGAAGTTTTAATGAAGATTCTTCAGAAAAAGTATAAGCATTGTTAATAGCATTTGCTGGTGATACGATGCATGTGGCAGGATAGCAGCATCAAGATTTGAATGATGGTTTCCTGTGTGCATCTTCTTTTCCTCATTCTTTCCTGTACTTTTGGTTTTGTATAGCAGGTATCATCTGGAAATCCAGCGTCTGGGGGTATGCAAGGTCCTCATGTGATACAAACTAGATCTGTGCCCAGACAAATGCCCATGGTTGGTGTGCAACGAATGCAGCCTCCAGGTATTCCAGCTTATAATCTTACTTCTCAGGCTGGAATGGGTGGAGTGAATCCTGGTGGCATCCCAATGCAGAGGGGTGTTGCTCCCCAAGCCCATCAACAGCAGCAGGTTTGTGATTTCAAATGAGAAATTCTTGAATGTTTGTGATTGTTTCTCTCGTTCTTGTTAGACACGTGATTGATTCTTTTTATAATAGTTGAGAAGGAAAGACCCGGGAATGGGGATGTCTGGATACCCTCCCCAACAAAAATCAAGACGCTTTTGAGGTAATGTAAATTGAATTTCTTAATTTTGGGTGTTTGGAAATCCTGTCTTATCTATTATCCTTCCAAAAACTCAATGATTCCCTTTATAAAAGCTTACAAAGTACTTTTTTatatagcaaaaaaaaaaaaaaacaattgtaaAGCTTACACATTTAATCAAACTTCACATTGTCGTCTATGTTTACCAGAAACTGCTGCAAAGACCCTGTCTTTCCGGTCTATCTTGTGGGGTTTAAATTTTTAGCTGATTTTGTGATCTGTTCAGCAATTTAAATTACAATCTTTTCTTGCAATATactttttcattatttataatatatatttatgtgatTGCATAACATTCAGAGACGAGATTGATGTGGGGTGATTTCCAGGTTTCAAAATCACTTTGTTTCTGAATGGTTTCCATTTCTCAGTGAGAAACTAATAATTGTATGCCAAAGGAGTGTGGGTCAAATTATCtgtcataatatttttttgggctGCAAATTAGCCCCGATGTCTTTGATTTTTTCATtaccattttaaaaaatgtaacgTGGCCTTTGTGAGAACAGTGGACGTAGCTTCTCCTATGAATTCCATAATAAAGTTTGCAACCTGGTACATCAATATATTATAAGGCTGTCTTGTGGCAATTGATATTCTTTAATCTCATGGAACTCTTCTCTGATGTATCCGTTACAAAACTTCAATCCCAGTGATGATAGGTTTTGTACGTCGTACTTCAGAATTATAGCTGAAATGAAATTTGATTTGTACCTTAACTGGAAAACAATAAGTTCTCATTTAGCATTTTCAGATATTGCTTccatgataataataatatgaaacgAAGATGGTATCTTCTGCCCTGCTATTGCTTTTTCACTATCAATCCTGACTTTTGAGTTTGTCTTTCTTTCTTAGACAGTGAATTTTACGTTTATATTGTGAAATCTGGGAAAAATCCGATCAAATGTGAGAAAGAACACTTCCTTTATTTCTGCTACACTCTTGCCTCGTTCACTTTTTTACGCCATTTGTGAACGAACCACTGGAAATCTCAACAACGTTACATTAAATTTGTTGGGAATCCTTTGGTCATGTGGTCGAATCTATTTCATGGGCATACGCCCATTTTTATTCTTGAATTTTGGGCTGaaagaaaaattttcattttgtcCTCACTGGACTGTCGAAGTTTTATCGCAGGACATACAGGCTTTCATTTCTatgcatttgaattattttccaGCGAAGTTGGTACTTACCATTCATCTATGCATTTGAACTTTACTCTTACTATCAAGGGAAGATTGATTTTTATTCACAAATGTTTCCATCTCAATATAAAAAAGCGAGTCATTCATTGATAAAAAGCCATATATATAAATCAGGTATTTCATGAAGCATCTGAAATGT
This window of the Primulina huaijiensis isolate GDHJ02 chromosome 3, ASM1229523v2, whole genome shotgun sequence genome carries:
- the LOC140974252 gene encoding cyclin-dependent kinase E-1-like isoform X1 — its product is MADGRASNSNSNSGGNKPEWLEQYDVIGKIGEGTYGLVFLAKIKLNRSKSIAIKKFKQSKDGDGVSPTAIREIMLLREISHENVVKLANVHINHADMSLYLAFDYAEHDLYEIIRHHRDKVNQQINPYTIKSLLWQLLNGLNYLHSNWIIHRDLKPSNILVMGEGEEQGVVKIADFGLARIYQAPLKPLSDNGVVVTIWYRAPELLLGSKHYTSSVDMWAVGCIFAELLMLKPLFQGQEVKGTPNPFQLDQLDKIFKVLGHPTQEKWPMLVNLPHWQSDLQHIQGHKYDNTGLHTVVPVLPKTPAYDLLSRMLEYDPRKRITASQALEHEYFRLEPLPGRNALVSPQPGEKVVNYPSRPVDTSTDIEGTISLQPSQPQVSSGNPASGGMQGPHVIQTRSVPRQMPMVGVQRMQPPGIPAYNLTSQAGMGGVNPGGIPMQRGVAPQAHQQQQLRRKDPGMGMSGYPPQQKSRRF
- the LOC140974252 gene encoding cyclin-dependent kinase E-1-like isoform X2 is translated as MADGRASNSNSNSGGNKPEWLEQYDVIGKIGEGTYGLVFLAKIKLNRSKSIAIKKFKQSKDGDGVSPTAIREIMLLREISHENVVKLANVHINHADMSLYLAFDYAEHDLYEIIRHHRDKVNQQINPYTIKSLLWQLLNGLNYLHSNWIIHRDLKPSNILVMGEGEEQGVVKIADFGLARIYQAPLKPLSDNGVVVTIWYRAPELLLGSKHYTSSVDMWAVGCIFAELLMLKPLFQGQEVKGTPNPFQLDQLDKIFKVLGHPTQEKWPMLVNLPHWQSDLQHIQGHKYDNTGLHTVVPVLPKTPAYDLLSRMLEYDPRKRITASQALEHEYFRLEPLPGRNALVSPQPGEKVVNYPSRPVDTSTDIEGTISLQPSQPVSSGNPASGGMQGPHVIQTRSVPRQMPMVGVQRMQPPGIPAYNLTSQAGMGGVNPGGIPMQRGVAPQAHQQQQLRRKDPGMGMSGYPPQQKSRRF